The following are from one region of the Acidobacteriota bacterium genome:
- a CDS encoding gluconate 2-dehydrogenase subunit 3 family protein → MDSEDTSRRLFLIKSLTGVSSAWLALRLPEIVAAQEHAHRAMQSAAPVKFEFLSAEQAAEVEAVAAQIIPTDDSPGAREARVIYFIDRALTTFDKDKQSQYVKGLKELQSKQKKMFKNSAKFSDLNSEQQIKVLKAFEKNEFFETVRMHTIVGFFADPSYGGNYDKVGWKLIGFKDDFYFKPPFGYYDREYKEAQ, encoded by the coding sequence ATGGATAGCGAAGACACTTCCCGGCGTTTGTTTCTGATCAAGTCGCTCACAGGGGTAAGCTCAGCGTGGCTCGCGTTGCGGCTTCCGGAGATCGTCGCCGCTCAGGAGCACGCTCATCGCGCGATGCAGTCAGCAGCGCCGGTCAAGTTCGAATTTCTCTCCGCCGAACAAGCCGCCGAGGTGGAAGCCGTCGCTGCACAGATCATCCCGACTGATGACTCACCCGGCGCTCGCGAAGCGCGCGTGATCTACTTCATCGACCGCGCGTTGACGACCTTCGACAAGGACAAACAGAGCCAATACGTCAAAGGTCTGAAAGAGCTTCAGTCGAAGCAGAAGAAGATGTTCAAGAACTCGGCGAAGTTTTCCGACCTGAACTCGGAACAACAAATCAAGGTGCTGAAAGCTTTCGAGAAGAATGAGTTCTTCGAGACGGTTCGCATGCACACGATAGTGGGCTTCTTCGCGGATCCGTCGTACGGCGGCAACTACGACAAGGTCGGCTGGAAACTGATTGGATTCAAAGACGACTTCTACTTCAAACCGCCGTTCGGTTACTACGATCGTGAGTACAAAGAAGCGCAGTGA
- a CDS encoding GMC family oxidoreductase — MSAQQPKFETQTQVDFVVIGAGAAGGIIAKELSTAGFQVVVLEQGPYLKEKDFDHDEIKHFWQAALINDWKKQPNSFRKTPKAKATVQPAVMYGRMVGGGTAHFTANYWRFHEIDFVERSKLGTISGTGFDDWPITYAELEPYYTKAEWELGISGQPGPFDPPRSKPYPLPPLPIKSAGALLANGARKLGWHPQPAPMAILSQPYRGRSACSHCGFCEGYGCEIKAKSSTLATVIPEAEKTGRCEIRSGSYVRKIETDNAGRVTGVIYFDEKKTEIFQRAKAVVLCANGAETARLLLISKSNLFPNGLANSSGVVGKYLMFNGGGFATGVFEHELNEFKSVAVTRIIHDFYDSDPKRGFYGGGGLDARFDVYPIGYALGALPRETPRWGADYKKALKQYYTRSMFTFGHTTSLPVERNSISLDPEAKDSWGLPAMRVTYKDHPDDLKIMKFFSDRGMELLDAAGATKRWAGPVEESTFGVHLLGTCRMGNDPKRSVVNKYHRAHDLANLFICDGSSFVTSGRGQPTCTIQALAYRASDHIIRMAKNGEIKSA; from the coding sequence ATGAGCGCGCAACAACCTAAGTTTGAAACGCAGACGCAGGTGGACTTCGTCGTTATCGGCGCGGGCGCGGCGGGCGGAATCATTGCCAAGGAGTTGTCCACCGCCGGATTTCAAGTCGTAGTTCTCGAGCAAGGGCCGTACTTGAAGGAGAAGGACTTCGATCACGACGAGATAAAACACTTTTGGCAGGCGGCGCTGATAAACGACTGGAAGAAGCAACCCAATAGTTTTCGCAAGACTCCGAAAGCGAAAGCCACGGTTCAACCGGCAGTCATGTACGGCCGAATGGTGGGCGGGGGCACGGCGCACTTCACGGCGAACTACTGGCGGTTTCACGAAATCGACTTCGTAGAGCGAAGCAAGCTTGGAACGATCTCGGGCACGGGCTTCGATGATTGGCCGATTACTTACGCCGAGCTCGAGCCTTATTACACCAAAGCCGAGTGGGAACTCGGAATCTCGGGGCAGCCGGGGCCGTTCGACCCGCCGCGCTCGAAACCCTACCCGCTGCCGCCGCTGCCAATAAAGTCCGCGGGAGCGCTTCTGGCAAACGGCGCTCGCAAGCTGGGCTGGCACCCGCAACCCGCGCCAATGGCGATCCTCTCCCAGCCTTATCGCGGACGAAGCGCGTGTTCGCATTGCGGCTTCTGTGAGGGCTATGGCTGCGAGATAAAAGCGAAGTCGAGCACGCTTGCGACAGTCATCCCCGAAGCGGAAAAGACCGGCCGTTGCGAGATCCGCTCGGGTAGCTACGTGCGCAAGATCGAGACCGATAACGCGGGCCGCGTGACCGGCGTGATTTACTTCGATGAGAAGAAGACCGAGATTTTCCAGCGAGCCAAAGCTGTAGTGTTGTGCGCTAACGGAGCCGAGACGGCGAGGCTGCTTCTGATTTCCAAGTCGAATCTCTTTCCAAACGGCCTCGCCAATTCGAGTGGAGTTGTCGGCAAGTATCTGATGTTCAACGGAGGCGGCTTCGCGACTGGAGTCTTCGAGCACGAGCTTAATGAATTCAAAAGCGTGGCGGTGACGCGAATAATACACGACTTTTACGATTCGGACCCGAAGCGCGGGTTTTATGGCGGCGGCGGGCTCGATGCCCGATTCGATGTCTACCCGATCGGCTACGCGCTTGGAGCGTTGCCGCGCGAAACTCCGCGCTGGGGCGCGGATTATAAGAAGGCTCTCAAGCAGTATTACACGCGATCGATGTTCACATTCGGGCACACGACTTCGCTGCCGGTTGAACGCAATAGCATTTCGCTCGATCCGGAGGCGAAAGACTCGTGGGGTCTGCCGGCGATGCGAGTGACGTACAAGGATCACCCCGACGATCTCAAGATCATGAAGTTCTTTTCAGACCGCGGCATGGAGTTGCTCGACGCCGCCGGCGCGACGAAGAGGTGGGCGGGGCCCGTTGAGGAGTCGACCTTCGGGGTTCACCTGCTGGGGACTTGCCGAATGGGAAATGATCCAAAGAGATCAGTGGTGAACAAGTATCACCGCGCTCACGATCTGGCGAATCTTTTCATCTGCGATGGGAGCAGCTTCGTGACATCGGGACGCGGTCAGCCTACGTGCACGATACAAGCGCTCGCGTATCGCGCTTCTGATCACATCATTCGAATGGCTAAGAATGGAGAGATTAAAAGCGCTTAA
- a CDS encoding M14 family metallopeptidase, with amino-acid sequence MQRAIIASVLAILTLSGVAAAQDRTTFSVGTATATRGQKATGLIEVPRGVDAATSIPVAVVHGAKPGPVIALVSGAHGTEYASIIALEKLIGLLDAAEISGTVIIVPLVNIPSFEQKVPHVNPVDGKSMNRMYPGKMDGTQTDRASYLITKQVVEQCDHLIDLHGGDLDESLRPYSYWTRTGNENQDRISREMVLAFGLDHIIISTDRPKDPNASRYLENTATTRGKPSITVEAGYAGTVEPEDLAALVDGCLSVMRYLKMLPGVPAPIERPVWIEKIATIASEQTGIFYPLVKRGTYVEQGMKVGYVTDYVGKTIFEARAPAAGVVLYICAVPSMTKGATIANVGVVAGQNK; translated from the coding sequence ATGCAACGCGCAATCATCGCTTCAGTCTTAGCCATCCTCACCCTGAGCGGCGTCGCCGCCGCTCAGGATCGAACGACGTTCAGTGTCGGCACCGCGACTGCCACGCGCGGTCAGAAAGCTACCGGCCTCATCGAAGTTCCGCGCGGAGTTGACGCGGCTACCAGCATCCCAGTCGCCGTTGTTCACGGAGCTAAACCCGGACCAGTGATTGCGCTCGTCTCGGGCGCGCACGGGACCGAATACGCGTCGATCATCGCGCTCGAGAAACTGATCGGCCTGCTCGATGCCGCCGAGATATCCGGCACCGTAATCATCGTGCCCCTGGTCAACATCCCATCCTTCGAGCAGAAAGTCCCGCACGTCAATCCGGTTGACGGCAAGAGCATGAACCGGATGTATCCCGGCAAGATGGACGGCACGCAGACGGATCGCGCTTCCTACCTGATCACTAAACAGGTAGTCGAGCAGTGCGATCATTTGATCGATCTGCACGGCGGCGATCTCGACGAGAGTCTGCGGCCGTACAGCTACTGGACCAGGACCGGCAACGAGAATCAGGATCGAATCTCGCGCGAAATGGTTCTTGCGTTCGGGCTAGATCACATCATTATTTCAACCGATCGGCCGAAGGACCCGAATGCTTCGAGGTATCTCGAGAACACCGCAACCACTCGAGGTAAACCTTCGATCACCGTTGAAGCCGGATACGCCGGGACGGTTGAGCCGGAGGACCTTGCCGCGCTGGTCGACGGATGCTTGAGCGTGATGCGCTACCTGAAGATGCTTCCGGGCGTGCCCGCTCCGATTGAGCGTCCTGTGTGGATCGAAAAAATCGCGACGATTGCGAGCGAGCAGACCGGGATTTTCTACCCGCTGGTGAAGCGCGGTACCTATGTCGAGCAAGGGATGAAGGTCGGCTACGTCACCGACTATGTCGGCAAGACGATTTTCGAAGCCCGCGCGCCGGCGGCCGGAGTTGTCCTATACATCTGCGCCGTGCCGTCGATGACCAAAGGCGCAACAATCGCCAACGTCGGAGTTGTCGCCGGCCAGAACAAGTAA
- a CDS encoding glycosyltransferase family 9 protein — protein MKSEASSSPNAADTPVDWSRVQSVLLIRLRSIGDTVLMTPCLTALKEWRPNLEIAVMLEPLAAPLLEDHPLVDKLIIARKSVASRVSVIARLRRARFDVAFNMHGGSTSAILARLSGAKHSIGYRGLPLSWLLTDRTPSPGVVLERSRIHSSEQQLALLKWSGVPWPASQPRSSLVVSPDARARVRERLQAACDAGWNGAGGGGFACIVPGAAFESKMWTAEGFARVADHLTERWSLPSVVVAGPGQERLAREVASAANAKTTVLAGLGLKELVALLETARLFVGNDSGPMHIAAALECPVVAVFGSSNPDVWHPWTGAAYRVLGGERGTADSNVRGSIDTVRVSEVIAAVDEVLQSAATRAAS, from the coding sequence TTGAAGAGTGAAGCAAGCAGTTCCCCGAACGCCGCGGACACGCCCGTCGATTGGTCGCGAGTTCAAAGCGTTCTGCTCATTCGCCTGCGGTCAATCGGCGACACCGTTCTCATGACTCCCTGCCTTACGGCGCTCAAAGAGTGGCGGCCGAACCTGGAGATCGCCGTAATGTTGGAACCATTAGCTGCGCCCCTCCTCGAAGATCACCCGCTAGTCGATAAGCTCATAATCGCACGAAAGTCGGTCGCCTCACGCGTGTCGGTGATTGCCAGGTTGCGACGAGCGCGTTTCGACGTCGCGTTCAACATGCATGGCGGCTCGACGAGCGCGATTCTCGCTCGACTTTCGGGAGCGAAACATTCCATCGGCTATCGAGGCCTGCCCCTATCGTGGCTGCTGACCGATCGCACTCCGTCCCCCGGCGTCGTGCTGGAACGCTCGCGAATACACAGCAGCGAGCAGCAACTGGCGTTGTTGAAATGGTCGGGTGTGCCATGGCCGGCATCGCAACCGCGTTCGAGCCTGGTCGTGTCACCCGATGCCCGGGCTAGGGTAAGAGAGAGACTCCAGGCGGCGTGCGACGCAGGTTGGAATGGAGCTGGCGGCGGCGGCTTCGCTTGCATAGTACCCGGAGCAGCTTTTGAATCCAAGATGTGGACCGCCGAGGGATTCGCCAGGGTGGCAGACCATTTGACCGAGCGTTGGAGCCTGCCGAGCGTCGTCGTAGCTGGGCCAGGTCAAGAGAGGCTCGCGCGAGAAGTCGCTTCGGCAGCAAACGCCAAGACCACCGTGCTTGCCGGACTCGGCTTGAAAGAGCTGGTCGCGTTGCTCGAAACAGCTCGCTTGTTCGTGGGCAACGACAGCGGGCCTATGCACATCGCGGCAGCTCTCGAGTGTCCCGTTGTGGCGGTGTTCGGGTCTTCAAATCCAGACGTGTGGCATCCCTGGACCGGAGCGGCTTATCGAGTCCTCGGCGGCGAGCGAGGTACTGCCGACAGCAACGTCCGCGGCTCGATCGATACGGTTAGAGTGAGCGAGGTGATCGCGGCCGTGGACGAGGTGCTCCAGTCCGCTGCGACCCGCGCCGCTTCCTGA
- a CDS encoding Trm112 family protein encodes MPVSERLLEILACPVCKVKVELKPDASALKCAKCKRVYPIRDDIPVMLVDEAVIEE; translated from the coding sequence ATGCCGGTAAGCGAGAGACTTCTCGAAATCCTTGCGTGCCCGGTCTGCAAGGTGAAAGTCGAACTGAAGCCTGACGCGAGCGCTCTGAAGTGCGCCAAGTGCAAACGCGTGTATCCCATCCGCGACGATATTCCGGTGATGCTCGTAGACGAGGCAGTGATTGAAGAGTGA
- a CDS encoding helix-turn-helix domain-containing protein, translating to MSKTRKQGLSHYVDRVMKEKHLSRRDVKLRSGGEITDSYVSGIISGTAKNLSVEKLKALARGLRVRELELIRVAFGLSDEREAHRSVDLSHNLVLVDITKKTVISNDVAEIVQEVVKLSPADRAIVLQYIKRLGKPERRAQRKGRSV from the coding sequence ATGTCGAAGACCCGCAAACAAGGTTTGAGTCATTACGTCGACCGGGTGATGAAGGAGAAGCACCTTTCGCGGCGCGATGTGAAGCTGAGATCCGGCGGAGAGATAACCGATAGCTACGTGAGCGGAATCATAAGCGGCACTGCAAAGAACCTGAGCGTCGAGAAGCTCAAGGCTTTGGCGCGCGGGCTCCGAGTGCGCGAGCTGGAGCTGATTCGCGTGGCGTTCGGACTATCGGACGAACGCGAAGCTCATCGAAGCGTGGACCTGTCGCACAACCTTGTACTTGTGGACATTACAAAGAAAACGGTCATTAGCAACGACGTGGCCGAAATCGTTCAAGAGGTGGTCAAGTTGTCACCAGCCGACCGCGCTATCGTGCTTCAGTATATCAAGAGATTGGGGAAGCCGGAGCGGAGGGCGCAGCGAAAGGGCCGGTCAGTCTAG
- a CDS encoding nucleotide sugar dehydrogenase, with translation MSEEILNKLNERRAIVGVIGLGYVGLPLAVEFARGGLKVIGFDLDQSRVDSINNGRSYIPDVPTEMVAALVERGKLSAATDFSHLAEADAVIICVPTPLRKTKEPDISFILAAAEQVKTYLHSPQLVVLESTTYPGTTDEVVLPMLEATGLSLDKDFYLAFSPERVDPGNQQYQTNNIPKVVGGVSASSTDIAAALYSTIVDEVHKVSSARVAETAKLLENTYRSVNIGLVNEMAQLCYHIGIDSWEVIEAAATKPFGFMAFYPGPGIGGHCIPLDPHYLSWKARLHGFEARFIGLAEEVNSHMPGHVVQLVQDGLNNHGKAVKGSRILVLGVAYKRDINDVRESPALGIVDQLLRKGAEISYHDPFIDEMSLDGRGSLSSVALTDEALSGCDCAVIVTDHSDVDYAQVVRLAPLIVDTRNVTRKLGMPEHEGKIVRL, from the coding sequence ATGAGTGAGGAGATTCTGAACAAACTAAACGAGCGTCGCGCCATCGTGGGCGTGATTGGGCTCGGCTATGTGGGACTGCCGCTCGCGGTCGAGTTCGCGCGCGGCGGATTGAAGGTAATCGGATTCGATCTGGACCAGTCGCGCGTCGACTCGATCAACAATGGCCGCTCATACATTCCCGACGTGCCGACCGAGATGGTCGCGGCTCTTGTCGAGCGCGGCAAGCTTTCGGCGGCGACCGACTTCTCGCATCTGGCCGAAGCCGATGCGGTGATCATTTGCGTGCCGACTCCTCTGCGCAAAACGAAGGAGCCGGACATTTCCTTTATTCTCGCTGCCGCCGAGCAGGTCAAAACGTATCTGCATTCGCCGCAGCTCGTGGTGCTGGAATCTACAACCTATCCGGGCACCACGGACGAAGTAGTGCTGCCGATGCTCGAAGCGACAGGGCTTAGCCTCGACAAGGATTTTTACCTCGCATTCTCGCCCGAGCGCGTCGATCCCGGTAACCAGCAGTATCAAACCAACAACATACCCAAAGTCGTCGGCGGAGTTTCGGCCTCGTCCACTGACATCGCGGCCGCTCTGTATTCGACGATCGTTGACGAAGTGCACAAGGTTTCAAGCGCGCGGGTCGCCGAAACCGCGAAGCTGCTCGAGAACACCTATCGCTCGGTCAACATCGGACTGGTAAATGAGATGGCGCAGCTCTGCTATCACATCGGGATAGACTCCTGGGAAGTGATCGAGGCGGCGGCGACAAAGCCGTTCGGGTTCATGGCCTTCTATCCCGGTCCCGGCATAGGCGGCCACTGCATTCCACTCGACCCGCACTATCTGTCGTGGAAGGCGCGGCTGCACGGGTTCGAGGCGAGATTTATCGGGCTCGCAGAAGAAGTGAATTCGCATATGCCCGGTCACGTTGTGCAGCTCGTGCAAGACGGCTTGAACAATCACGGCAAGGCGGTGAAGGGCTCGCGCATTCTCGTTCTGGGTGTCGCTTACAAGCGCGACATCAACGATGTTCGCGAGTCGCCTGCGCTGGGAATAGTCGACCAGTTGCTTCGCAAAGGCGCCGAGATCAGTTATCACGATCCTTTCATTGATGAGATGTCCCTGGACGGAAGGGGCTCGCTCTCCAGCGTCGCGCTAACCGACGAAGCGCTGTCAGGCTGCGACTGCGCCGTGATCGTGACCGACCATTCCGATGTCGACTACGCGCAAGTGGTGAGGCTCGCGCCGCTGATAGTCGACACACGCAACGTCACCCGCAAGCTTGGCATGCCTGAACACGAAGGAAAAATAGTCAGGCTTTGA
- a CDS encoding BMC domain-containing protein, with translation MSASDLTDPHHCIGFLETGSIAKGIQATDAMMKMADVELLMTTIIPRGKYLIMIGGNVADVESSLRAGLQTAAGTVLDHFIIPNVHSELFPAIRGRVKVEHIEAIGIIETKEVASAIYAGDAAVKSANIKLIEARNQPGGKGLVVLTGEVGAVRTAVAAGVASIKKEGMLIAEVVIPYAHEALRKILTA, from the coding sequence ATGAGCGCAAGCGACCTGACTGACCCGCATCATTGTATCGGCTTCCTCGAGACTGGCTCGATTGCCAAGGGCATCCAAGCCACCGATGCGATGATGAAGATGGCTGACGTTGAGCTTCTGATGACCACGATAATCCCGCGCGGAAAGTACCTGATAATGATCGGCGGGAACGTGGCCGATGTCGAATCGTCGCTGCGAGCCGGTCTTCAAACCGCCGCCGGAACGGTCCTGGACCACTTCATTATTCCGAACGTTCACAGCGAGCTCTTCCCCGCGATAAGAGGCCGTGTGAAGGTCGAGCACATCGAGGCCATCGGCATCATCGAGACGAAAGAGGTGGCCTCGGCGATTTACGCGGGAGACGCCGCGGTGAAGTCGGCGAACATCAAGCTGATCGAGGCTCGGAACCAACCCGGCGGGAAAGGCCTTGTGGTTTTGACCGGTGAAGTGGGGGCCGTGCGGACAGCGGTCGCTGCGGGAGTGGCCTCGATCAAGAAAGAAGGGATGTTGATCGCCGAGGTTGTGATTCCCTACGCCCACGAGGCGCTGCGGAAAATCTTGACCGCGTAG
- a CDS encoding sigma-70 family RNA polymerase sigma factor yields the protein MDKATAARLDDTLESSALGDELAFEQIVRQHQGMVFGLACHFLRDRSLAEELAQEVFMNLHQNLHSIKSPEHLTFWLRKVTSHRCIDQARRQKVRPQVSLDDVPEPVAKSAENDLFLSEMLRRVVDTLSEKARLVVILRYQEDLDPVEIAKVLDMPLNTVKSHLRRSLSILRDKLSRTLGEITI from the coding sequence TTGGATAAGGCGACGGCAGCCCGGCTTGATGACACGCTGGAAAGCTCGGCGCTTGGCGACGAGTTGGCTTTCGAGCAGATCGTTCGCCAGCACCAGGGAATGGTCTTCGGCCTGGCCTGTCACTTTCTGCGAGACCGGTCGCTGGCTGAGGAGCTAGCTCAGGAGGTTTTTATGAATCTGCACCAGAACCTCCACTCAATAAAGTCGCCGGAACACCTCACGTTCTGGTTACGCAAGGTTACCAGCCATCGCTGCATCGACCAGGCTCGGCGGCAGAAGGTCAGGCCTCAGGTCAGCCTCGATGATGTGCCGGAACCGGTGGCCAAGTCTGCTGAGAACGATCTTTTTCTTTCGGAGATGCTTCGGCGAGTGGTAGACACGCTGTCCGAGAAAGCGCGATTAGTGGTGATACTTCGCTACCAGGAAGACCTCGATCCGGTGGAAATCGCCAAAGTGCTGGATATGCCGCTCAACACAGTGAAGAGCCATCTGCGGCGCTCGCTGTCGATTCTGAGAGACAAGTTGAGCCGCACGTTGGGGGAGATAACGATATGA
- the rfaE1 gene encoding D-glycero-beta-D-manno-heptose-7-phosphate kinase, which yields MSKLSRERAGTLTAGFDGKRIIVLGDVMLDEFIWGRVRRISPEAPVPVVEVDRQTLALGGAGNVVSNLVALGASPTPIGVVGDDADAERLRQAFLELAVSTHRVVVDTTRPTTVKTRIIAHSQQVVRADRESRAPISEEVRDSVIEAFRSEIDTADAVVVSDYGKGLLTPGLLSLALAATRERGLIVCLDPKMRSFVHYQPVTVITPNNQEAADASGVPIDDKHSLAEAGRKLLGSIDTRAVLITRGEEGMTLFTGGGTDGAEVTHIPTVAREVYDVTGAGDTVIATLALALASGASLEEAAMLANHAAGVVVGKVGTAAVTRDELLAAI from the coding sequence ATGAGCAAACTTAGTCGGGAACGCGCAGGTACACTGACCGCCGGCTTTGATGGCAAGCGCATCATCGTGTTGGGCGACGTGATGCTCGACGAGTTCATATGGGGCCGCGTGCGCCGAATCTCGCCGGAGGCGCCCGTCCCGGTTGTTGAGGTGGATCGGCAAACACTTGCGCTGGGCGGCGCCGGAAACGTCGTTTCGAATCTGGTCGCGCTCGGTGCAAGCCCCACACCGATCGGCGTGGTCGGCGATGACGCTGACGCCGAGCGGCTTCGCCAGGCTTTTCTCGAGCTGGCTGTCAGCACCCACAGAGTCGTGGTCGATACGACCCGGCCGACGACCGTCAAGACTCGCATCATTGCTCATAGTCAGCAAGTCGTGAGGGCCGACCGGGAGAGCCGAGCGCCGATTAGTGAGGAGGTACGAGATAGCGTGATCGAGGCCTTTCGCAGTGAGATCGATACGGCCGATGCCGTTGTTGTCTCTGACTATGGAAAAGGTCTTTTGACGCCGGGCCTGCTTTCTCTCGCGCTCGCGGCTACGCGAGAACGAGGGTTGATCGTTTGTCTCGATCCGAAGATGCGCAGCTTCGTTCACTATCAACCGGTCACAGTCATCACGCCCAACAATCAGGAAGCGGCAGACGCGTCCGGGGTCCCGATCGATGACAAACACAGTCTGGCCGAAGCCGGCCGCAAGCTGCTCGGCTCGATCGACACTCGCGCCGTACTGATCACCCGCGGAGAAGAAGGAATGACGCTGTTCACCGGCGGCGGCACGGATGGCGCCGAAGTCACGCACATCCCCACGGTAGCGCGTGAGGTCTACGACGTAACCGGCGCCGGCGACACGGTCATCGCCACGCTCGCGCTTGCGCTTGCCAGCGGCGCTTCGCTTGAGGAAGCTGCCATGCTCGCCAACCATGCTGCAGGCGTGGTTGTGGGTAAGGTGGGGACGGCAGCGGTTACCCGCGACGAATTGCTCGCCGCTATCTAA